The Triticum aestivum cultivar Chinese Spring chromosome 3A, IWGSC CS RefSeq v2.1, whole genome shotgun sequence genome includes a region encoding these proteins:
- the LOC123056656 gene encoding uncharacterized protein — MGRFSDCLLFRQTGGEKFPCSPPPLPKLRSAPLRCSRPRVHGGHRVHVDRSVGACGVCDDINWIPFLYLLGQVTQCFRTNSLTTVRRRGEGAPRHSPRRIKILRKDLKWCPIFGNLKPVLLNEWCLTDNFTGLVLFLEPSPILEKLTLQLHYDKDFESGSSESYNPMESFLLSKHLKVVEIHCSKEDERISQIVKILGIHGVTPVQISIQHDSWHSSWFSFEQRK, encoded by the exons ATGGGCCGG TTTTCAGACTGCTTGCTGTTTCGGCAGACTGGTGGAGAAAAATTCCCTTGCTCGCCTCCTCCTCTTCCGAAGTTGCGATCCGCTCCTCTCCGTTGCTCGAGGCCCCGCGTTCATGGAGGACACCGCGTGCACGTGGATCGCTCCGTGGGGGCATGCGGCGTCTGTGATGATATAAACTGGATCCCGTTTCTCTACCTGCTTGGGCAGGTGACCCAATGCTTCAGAACGAACTCACTGACCACCGTGCGCCGTCGAGGAGAGGGAGCACCCAGGCATTCTCCGCGGCGAATTAAG ATTTTGAGGAAGGACTTGAAATGGTGCCCTATTTTTGGCAACCTAAAACCTGTGCTGCTCAATGAATGGTGCTTAACTGATAACTTCACTGGACTAGTTTTGTTTCTTGAGCCCTCACCGATTCTAGAAAAGCTTACCCTTCAACTTCACTATGACAAG GATTTTGAGAGTGGATCAAGTGAAAGCTACAACCCAATGGAATCTTTCTTGCTGTCAAAGCATCTCAAGGTAGTTGAAATCCATTGTAGCAAGGAGGATGAAAGGATTTCTCAAATTGTGAAGATCCTTGGTATTCATGGAGTAACTCCTGTGCAAATTAGCATCCAACATGATTCTTGGCATTCGTCCT GGTTCAGTTTCGAGCAGCGGAAGTAG
- the LOC123059948 gene encoding transcription factor SKN7 gives MKRTRAQNPKAQDPEPQDPAAAGSNPNPKPQRRAKQPRQPKAAATAGKKTAAARDAAAVAATAAAAAATSVAAASPAAEMAPVVPDVCVAAGGGGGGEVACGLPAEWDEMDGANGSPWWTFGVEEEKLLGWFPFVEEDFLSVGGVGPAAAEPSVFDDDIWRIHQIYEIPSYAAK, from the coding sequence ATGAAGCGGACCAGGGCGCAGAACCCCAAGGCCCAGGACCCGGAGCCgcaggaccccgccgccgccgggagcaACCCCAACCCGAAGCCGCAGCGCCGCGCGAAGCAGCCCCGGCAGcccaaggcggcggcgacggcgggcaaGAAGACGGCCGCGGCGCGCGATGCCGCCGCGGTGGCCGCGaccgctgccgctgctgctgccaccTCCGTCGCCGCAGCGTCCCCTGCTGCGGAGATGGCGCCCGTCGTCCCCGACGTGTGCGTCGCcgccggcggaggaggaggtggggagGTGGCGTGCGGCCTGCCGGCTGAGTGGGACGAGATGGACGGCGCGAACGGGTCGCCGTGGTGGACGTTCGGGGTGGAGGAGGAGAAGCTGCTGGGGTGGTTCCCGTTCGTGGAGGAGGACTTCCTGTCCGTCGGCGGcgtcggccccgccgccgccgagccctcggTCTTCGACGACGACATCTGGCGGATCCACCAGATCTACGAGATCCCCAGCTACGCCGCCAAGTGA